One window of Streptococcus troglodytae genomic DNA carries:
- a CDS encoding nucleoside phosphorylase, producing MILSNFDNAKKAIINPEDLIAAIPDFPEIVVSCFARATFKRMLKRYKHRLLTKTSVANLDIPIYELDYHGRKLAVFNAYVGAAGCVAVLEDLVAMGMRTLILFGTCGILEEQVKETSIIVPTAAVRDEGTSFHYAPAQNEISVNDKTLAKFLTYLQAENISFSKGKVWTTDGIYRETVTKMKARKQEGCLAVDMECSAIAAWGQFRKIAVCQFFYAADHLSEERWHPRSLGNEADLDEKDKIAEIALNFSTYL from the coding sequence ATGATTTTAAGTAACTTTGATAATGCGAAAAAAGCGATTATTAATCCAGAAGATTTAATCGCAGCCATTCCGGATTTCCCTGAAATAGTAGTGTCTTGCTTTGCTAGAGCGACCTTCAAGCGCATGTTAAAACGTTATAAACATCGCCTATTGACAAAAACTTCTGTAGCTAATCTTGATATTCCTATCTATGAACTTGATTATCATGGTCGTAAATTAGCTGTTTTTAATGCTTATGTTGGTGCTGCTGGCTGTGTCGCCGTTTTGGAGGATCTAGTTGCCATGGGAATGAGGACACTGATTCTTTTTGGGACATGTGGCATTTTAGAGGAACAGGTTAAAGAAACGTCTATTATTGTTCCGACAGCTGCTGTACGCGATGAAGGAACCAGTTTTCATTATGCCCCAGCACAAAATGAAATTTCAGTTAATGATAAAACTTTAGCAAAATTTTTGACCTATTTACAAGCTGAAAATATCTCTTTTTCAAAGGGAAAAGTTTGGACAACCGATGGCATTTATCGTGAAACAGTTACTAAAATGAAGGCTCGTAAACAAGAAGGTTGTCTAGCAGTTGACATGGAATGTTCGGCTATTGCTGCTTGGGGACAATTTAGAAAAATTGCTGTCTGTCAATTCTTTTATGCTGCAGATCATCTATCAGAAGAAAGGTGGCATCCGAGGTCTTTAGGCAATGAAGCTGATTTAGATGAGAAAGATAAAATTGCTGAAATTGCTTTAAATTTTTCAACTTATCTTTGA